Part of the Micromonospora rhizosphaerae genome is shown below.
GAGGAGCTCGTCCAGATCGTCAACGACCGTGGCGACGGCCTTGCCGAACTTCGCCCCGTAGGCGAGCTTGAACACGGCCACGGCGCGGCGGGCGTGGTCGCGGTCCTCGGCGTTCCAGATCTCGGCCAGGGCCTTCTTCGCCCCGGGATGGGCGGATTTCGGCAGCGCCGCGAGGACGTTGGCGATCTTGTGGAACCAGCAGCGCTGCTCCCGTGTCTCAGGGAACACCTCGCGTAGCGCGTTCCAGAACCCGAGCGCACCGTCGCCGACCGCCAGGATCGGGGCGCGCATGCCCCGCCGCCGGCAGTCGCATAGCAGGTCGACCCACGACCCGGCCGACTCGCGGTAGCCCTCCGCGAGGGCGACGAGTTCCTTGCGGCCGTCGACGCGCACCCCGACGATCACCAGCAAGCACAGTTTCGCCTCGTCGAGGCGCACGTTCAGGTGCGCGCCATCGGCCCACACGTAGACATAGTCCGCACCGGACAGATCCCGGTCGGCGAAGGTGCGGGACTCGTCCTGCCACTGCCCGGTCAGCCGGGTGATCGTGGCCGCGGACAGCCCGGAGCTGGTGCCGAGGAACTGCTGCAACGTCGGCACGAAGTCCTGCGACGACACCCATGCAGGTACAGCAGCGGCAGCACCCCGCTGATCTGCGGGGACTTGCGGCACCACGCGGGCAGGATCGCCGAGGCGAACCGTTTGCGCTCGCCGGTGGTCTCGTTGACGCGCTTGTCGTTGACCCGCGGCGCGGCCACCTCGACCGCACCAGCCGAGGTGAGCACCTGCCGCGGCCGGGCGTGACCGTTGCGCACCACCAGCCTGCGGCCCTGCTCATCCACCTGGTCGGCGTGGGCGGCGATGTACGCCGCGACCTCGGCCTCCAGCGCCGCGGCCAGCATCCGCCGGGCACCGTCACGCACGATCTCGTCGATCAACGACCCGCCGGACGCGGCCGGCTGCGGCACCGCCATGGCGTGGGCTCTTCCGGGTTGACGACGGTAAGCACGTACCTTCCCGACGCGCGTTTGGCGCGCGGGCTCTACTCGATTCCTTGGATTCGGACTCGCCGGGAGGGTACGCCCCCACGGCGCTCATCCACAGTTTTCGAGCCATGCTCACTGTCCGCGCGTCGGAGGTGATGAGGCCGCCCTGGTGCGGACGGCCTCATCTCGAATGCGAATTTATCCCGCGGGCATCATCGGTGCGCGGCCGTAGCTCCATGATGTCCGCGCCATGGTCGGGAACAAACCTACGGCGGTGGCGGCATCGGGCAGACCGCGGCCAATCCTCAGCGGGTCGATGAACATCAAAGGTTGGCAGCTTTCCTTCAGGATCTCGAAGAGCCGATCGACCCGTGCTGGGCTGCGCATCTGGAACATGGTGCGAAAGTCCGGGTGGTGGGCTAGGACAAGGGCCGCGAGCGCAGCGACGTGTGGCACCGCAACAGCCGTGCCATCGAGTGCACCCAGATTGTTTGGGGGAAGCGTGGACACCACGGCCACGCCGGGTGCACAAAGATCGATCTCCGGTCCGCTGGCGCTAAACCGTGCCGCGAAGTATCCCTCGGGGCTCGGCGCACCGGTGAACTGGGTGGCATGGTAGCTGTCCGGCGGAAAGGTGCCGAGCTTTCCGATCGCCGCGACGGCGAGCACGGTCGGTAGCGCGGCGGGAAAGCTGACCGGGCCGGCGTTGCTGCCGGCAGCAGCGATGCAGGCGATCCCTGATTGACGCGCCTCTTCGAGCTTCCTGGCAACCAGCCACGAGGGGTGGCGGGTGCCTACGTTGAGCGCGATGACGTCAACCTGGGCCGCGATGCAATGTTCCAGTGCCTCGAACAGGTCGCTCACGTGTCCGCCGGGGAAGGCCTTGTAGACGTGCAACTGGGCCTCTGGTGCGAGCCCGATGACCTGGTTGCCCGCGTCGGCGGCTGCGATCAGGCCGGCCGCGAATGTCCCAAACCCGGTCGAGTCGTCGTGCCACCCGCTGTCGTCGCCGGCGACGATGTCACGCCCTCCTGCGACCTGGTCGG
Proteins encoded:
- a CDS encoding S8 family serine peptidase, giving the protein MAEPANRAAKKERGKGGSRGTEPRTERCLIAPTPRYQLAPYLEPIGENIVDRLREDREATIIRVIRPVERPGPLAPPIVVAQLTPARAAQLATMPELIVESDQPLRYGTAAIAVTDPGVTPYDEPVEIAVQVENSDGTPLHRAAVHVIAEHPSLPALTAEDGRATTTVARQEIDAVTGVYVQPRNDHWSVWRERPRLSATEPNRIVCNKIATSTGDDWPRRAMGFDRVPPTYRGHGARIAIVDSGVAMTHKDVADQVAGGRDIVAGDDSGWHDDSTGFGTFAAGLIAAADAGNQVIGLAPEAQLHVYKAFPGGHVSDLFEALEHCIAAQVDVIALNVGTRHPSWLVARKLEEARQSGIACIAAAGSNAGPVSFPAALPTVLAVAAIGKLGTFPPDSYHATQFTGAPSPEGYFAARFSASGPEIDLCAPGVAVVSTLPPNNLGALDGTAVAVPHVAALAALVLAHHPDFRTMFQMRSPARVDRLFEILKESCQPLMFIDPLRIGRGLPDAATAVGLFPTMARTSWSYGRAPMMPAG